Proteins from a single region of Flavobacterium sp. YJ01:
- a CDS encoding polysaccharide lyase, whose amino-acid sequence MKNSALFIASSLLFLGSAKCFAQYPKISPEVQAQEKAIKAEAQRLSDEAWEKALVVIEEEAKHGKPYIPWAARPTDLPQAEIPAFPGAEGGGMYTFGGRGGNVYTVTSLEDRGPGTLREACEKGGARIVVFNVAGIIRLKSPLIIRAPYITIAGQTAPGDGICIAGESTWIDTHDVIIRHVRFRRGETFVGRRDDAIGGNPVGNIMIDHVSATWGLDENMSIYRHMYNPGPGYPDIKVGTVNITIQNSLFGEALDTYNHAFGSTLGGENCSFMRNMWANNAGRNPSIGWNGIFNFVNNVVFNWYNRSTDGGDYTANYNIINNFYKPGPVTDLTQPISYRILKPESGRSKLPYMVFGRAYVNGNVVNGNEKVTKDNWDGGIQLENKKGELMAYDEAKEYFAKMKAAKPFPMPWFNKFMTAEESYEFVLKNVGATLPIRDKVDERIVRTVKTGVPEYAKGLEKKEFYQFEHRRLPMDSYKKGIITDISQVGGYPEYKGKPYVDTDKDGMPDAWEKKYGLNPNDPSDAKGDLNGDGYSNIEDYINGVNPAIKVDWKDLANNKETLVRPLLDLKQE is encoded by the coding sequence ATGAAAAATTCCGCATTATTTATCGCATCATCGCTGCTTTTTTTAGGAAGTGCAAAATGTTTTGCCCAATATCCGAAGATTAGTCCAGAAGTTCAAGCTCAGGAAAAAGCAATTAAAGCAGAAGCTCAAAGACTTTCTGACGAAGCTTGGGAAAAAGCTTTAGTAGTTATTGAAGAAGAAGCAAAACATGGTAAACCTTATATTCCATGGGCTGCAAGACCAACAGATTTACCTCAAGCAGAAATTCCTGCTTTCCCAGGTGCTGAAGGTGGAGGAATGTATACTTTTGGAGGCCGTGGTGGAAATGTTTACACTGTAACAAGTTTAGAAGATCGCGGGCCAGGTACATTGCGTGAAGCTTGCGAAAAAGGTGGTGCAAGGATTGTGGTATTTAATGTTGCCGGAATTATTAGATTGAAAAGTCCTTTAATTATTCGTGCGCCATACATTACAATTGCTGGGCAAACTGCTCCTGGTGATGGAATTTGTATTGCGGGAGAATCAACTTGGATCGATACCCATGATGTAATTATCAGACACGTGCGTTTCCGTCGTGGAGAAACTTTCGTAGGTCGTCGCGACGATGCTATCGGAGGAAATCCTGTTGGAAATATTATGATTGACCACGTTTCTGCAACTTGGGGATTAGACGAAAATATGTCAATCTACAGACATATGTATAATCCAGGACCAGGTTACCCAGATATCAAAGTTGGAACTGTAAATATTACAATCCAAAACAGCTTATTCGGAGAAGCTTTAGATACTTATAACCACGCTTTCGGAAGTACTTTAGGTGGAGAAAATTGTTCTTTCATGAGAAATATGTGGGCTAATAATGCTGGTAGAAACCCTTCTATCGGATGGAACGGAATTTTCAATTTTGTAAATAATGTTGTTTTCAACTGGTACAACAGATCAACAGATGGTGGAGATTATACGGCTAATTACAATATCATCAACAACTTCTATAAACCAGGTCCTGTTACCGATTTGACTCAGCCAATCAGCTATAGAATTTTGAAACCAGAATCAGGAAGAAGTAAATTGCCTTATATGGTTTTTGGTAGAGCTTATGTAAACGGAAACGTTGTTAACGGAAATGAAAAAGTAACTAAAGACAACTGGGATGGCGGAATTCAGCTAGAAAACAAAAAAGGTGAGTTAATGGCTTATGATGAAGCAAAGGAATATTTTGCTAAGATGAAGGCAGCAAAACCTTTCCCAATGCCTTGGTTTAACAAATTTATGACAGCTGAAGAGTCTTATGAATTTGTACTTAAAAATGTTGGGGCAACGTTGCCAATTAGAGACAAAGTAGACGAAAGAATCGTAAGAACGGTAAAAACTGGAGTTCCTGAATATGCTAAAGGTTTAGAGAAAAAAGAATTCTATCAGTTCGAACACAGACGTTTACCGATGGATTCTTATAAAAAAGGAATCATTACAGATATTTCTCAAGTTGGAGGATATCCAGAATACAAAGGAAAACCTTATGTAGATACAGACAAAGACGGTATGCCAGATGCATGGGAGAAAAAATACGGTTTAAACCCGAATGATCCTTCTGATGCAAAAGGAGATTTAAATGGAGATGGTTACTCTAATATTGAAGATTATATCAATGGAGTAAATCCTGCAATAAAAGTAGACTGGAAAGATTTGGCTAATAACAAAGAAACATTAGTTAGACCTTTATTGGATTTAAAACAGGAATAA
- a CDS encoding DUF3826 domain-containing protein, which yields MALKKLNVGLLSLVFAFSTLSAQQHLDPEYVKVTNERAAKIVTKLDLKNEAKEKAVSNIIAQQFRDLTEIQDGRDAEIKKIKEDASLAKEKQNEKIDKLKSKADESIAKLHKSYLKKLGKELSEDKITEVKDGMTYGVLPITVAGYNDMLPNLTAEQKDYIYKALVEAREHAMDGGSSKEKHGWFGKYKGRINNYLSKQGYDLNKESADWHKRVEEREKNKAKDSTSKKD from the coding sequence ATGGCACTAAAAAAATTAAATGTTGGTTTATTATCACTGGTTTTTGCATTTTCAACTTTAAGTGCACAACAGCATTTAGATCCTGAATATGTTAAGGTTACAAACGAAAGAGCTGCAAAAATCGTTACCAAATTAGATCTGAAAAACGAAGCAAAAGAAAAAGCAGTTTCAAATATCATCGCTCAGCAATTCAGAGATTTAACTGAAATTCAGGACGGAAGAGATGCTGAAATCAAAAAAATAAAAGAAGATGCTTCTTTAGCAAAAGAAAAACAAAACGAGAAAATTGATAAGTTAAAATCAAAAGCAGACGAATCAATTGCAAAATTGCATAAATCTTATCTTAAAAAATTAGGTAAAGAATTATCAGAAGACAAAATTACTGAGGTTAAAGACGGAATGACTTATGGCGTGCTTCCTATAACAGTTGCAGGTTACAATGATATGCTTCCAAATTTAACCGCAGAACAAAAAGATTACATTTATAAAGCTTTAGTAGAAGCTAGAGAACATGCAATGGATGGTGGTTCTTCTAAAGAAAAACACGGCTGGTTTGGAAAATATAAAGGAAGAATCAACAATTATTTATCTAAACAAGGTTACGATCTTAACAAAGAAAGTGCTGATTGGCATAAACGTGTTGAAGAAAGAGAAAAAAATAAAGCTAAAGACTCTACTTCTAAAAAAGATTAA
- a CDS encoding polysaccharide lyase, producing MQNIFPNLTLKRTLLAFSFCSLFSSAYAQYPVIPKPVQEKADAILAEEETRLGEIWKANYHIIKEQAREGRPYLPWASYPKDFVFADIPAFPGAEGGGAYTQGGRGGKIFVVTSLEDSGKGTFREACEAVGARTIVFNVSGIIQLKKRISMRAPYVTIAGQTAPGDGICIAGETLEIDTHDVIIRHMRFRRGATEVTRRDDALGGNPMGNIIVDHCSVSWGLDENISLYRHQFAANAKSKLEKLPACNITIQNTISSEGLDTYNHAFGSTIGGLNSTFMRNLWADNISRNASIGMYGDFNFVNNVVFNWWNRTLDGGDYRSMLNIINNYFKPGPITPVNEPISHRIVKPESGYIEPKQYGRAYVSGNFIVGSPEVTADNWNGGVQLENLPEAETKEFLAAIKQPKPFSMPKFNIMSAEEAYDFVLTNVGATIPKRDAVDERIIKQVKTGKIEVKDGLENSIGKEFIKRRLPADSYKKGIITHPDQVGGYPTYKGKAYKDSDNDGIPDAWEKKFGLNPNDASDANKDANGDGYTNIEKYFNGIDPNSKTDWTKIENNTDTLAKLKSLLQ from the coding sequence ATGCAAAATATTTTTCCTAATCTTACTTTGAAAAGAACATTATTAGCATTTTCATTTTGTTCTCTTTTCTCATCTGCGTATGCCCAATATCCTGTAATTCCGAAACCTGTTCAAGAAAAAGCCGATGCTATTTTAGCTGAAGAAGAAACTAGACTAGGTGAAATTTGGAAAGCTAATTATCATATTATCAAAGAACAAGCTAGAGAGGGAAGACCTTATTTGCCTTGGGCTTCTTATCCAAAAGATTTTGTTTTTGCTGATATTCCTGCTTTTCCAGGTGCTGAAGGCGGTGGCGCATATACACAAGGCGGACGTGGCGGAAAAATATTTGTTGTAACTAGTTTAGAAGATAGCGGAAAAGGAACTTTCCGTGAAGCTTGTGAAGCAGTTGGAGCAAGAACAATTGTTTTCAACGTTTCGGGAATTATTCAATTGAAAAAAAGAATCAGCATGCGTGCGCCATACGTTACAATTGCTGGACAAACCGCTCCGGGTGACGGAATCTGTATTGCTGGAGAAACTCTGGAAATAGATACACATGACGTTATCATCAGACACATGCGTTTCAGACGTGGTGCAACTGAAGTAACAAGAAGAGACGATGCATTGGGCGGAAATCCAATGGGAAATATCATTGTAGATCACTGTTCTGTTAGCTGGGGATTAGACGAAAACATTTCTTTGTACAGACATCAATTTGCAGCTAATGCAAAATCAAAGTTGGAAAAACTGCCAGCTTGTAATATCACGATTCAAAACACTATTTCATCTGAAGGCTTAGATACTTATAATCATGCTTTCGGAAGTACAATCGGCGGGTTAAATAGTACGTTTATGCGCAACTTATGGGCCGACAACATTTCAAGAAATGCTTCTATCGGAATGTACGGTGACTTTAATTTTGTAAATAACGTAGTATTTAATTGGTGGAATCGTACGCTTGATGGTGGAGATTATCGTTCGATGTTGAACATCATCAACAATTATTTTAAACCAGGGCCAATAACTCCTGTAAATGAGCCTATTTCACATAGAATTGTAAAACCTGAATCTGGATATATTGAGCCAAAACAATACGGAAGAGCTTATGTTTCAGGAAATTTTATAGTAGGTTCACCTGAAGTTACAGCAGACAACTGGAATGGTGGAGTACAATTGGAAAACCTTCCAGAAGCTGAAACAAAAGAATTTTTAGCAGCTATTAAACAGCCAAAACCTTTTTCAATGCCAAAATTCAACATCATGTCGGCAGAAGAAGCTTATGATTTTGTTTTAACGAATGTCGGAGCGACAATCCCAAAAAGAGATGCTGTTGACGAAAGAATTATCAAGCAGGTTAAAACTGGAAAAATAGAAGTTAAAGACGGTTTAGAAAATTCAATCGGTAAAGAATTCATCAAAAGAAGATTACCAGCCGATTCTTATAAAAAAGGAATTATAACGCATCCTGACCAAGTTGGCGGATATCCGACTTACAAAGGAAAAGCATATAAAGATTCAGATAACGATGGAATTCCTGACGCTTGGGAAAAGAAATTTGGTTTAAACCCAAATGATGCTTCAGATGCCAATAAAGACGCAAACGGAGACGGATATACGAACATCGAAAAGTATTTTAATGGTATCGATCCAAACAGTAAAACAGATTGGACAAAAATTGAAAATAATACGGATACCTTGGCGAAGCTGAAATCATTGTTGCAATAG
- a CDS encoding DUF6298 domain-containing protein — translation MNFIQLKNTISLQKDKIVLSGLAMLFSINITAQNNFPDIIKNKEGKLSFTTDNQGNQIPDFSFAGYRNSEVAIPNLDHKIFVSIQEEDATQKIQNAIDYVSALKPNKSGFRGAVLLDKGTFKISGTLYIRKSGVVLRGSGNTENGTILLGTGLEREALIRILGVNDKVYKDSFEFANAYTPLGTQKIQLKNTSKLKVGDEIEISKPLTDNFIKEVNMQDFGGETSWIGWKKGDWITTWNRVVTKINGNEVTVNAPITMSLDDVFGTSKVTVYSWQGRIENNGIENILIKSTYNPSNLKDEEHRWQAISIENTRNAWVKQVNFKHFAGGAVTILKTSQQITVEDCIATEPISEIASFRRHTFYTEGQQTLFQRCYSEFGYHDFAVGGFGTTGPNAFVQCESHLPFENSGAIGSWATGVLFDIANIDGKALSYNNREQGGRGAGWTAANSVIWESSASKVECYSPPTAQNWAFGVWGQFGGNGHWKNVNEHISPRSLFYTQLEARLGKLPVQPFIYDLGSEASSSPSVEVAAELTKNSATTAKSLQELIVEASKANPINIDSKGLKNANDLKVASNKTEKSTSKVTVENGWLTFEGKVIAGKQTNVDWWRGNLTDDFVNKSLPHITRFVPGRTGNGLTDQVQETVDYLTKNNIVALEHHYGLWYERRMDDHERVRRFDDDVWPPFYEQPFARSGQDLAWDHLSKYDLTKFNDWYWSRLAQFATLAEPNGQMLINQQYFQHNILEAGAHWASSPWRSANNINSTGFPEPPPYAGDKRIFMAEQFYDITNAQRRKLHEGFIRKSFENFQENSNVIQLTSAEYTGPLHFMEFWLDQAQKWKDETGKKGLIGLSATKDVQDAILNDAKRNKTVDVIDIRYWYYKEDGSAYAPQGGVNLAPRQHARKLKTGKETDNQVYRAVREYRVKYPEKVILYSTDGSSRFGWPALMGGASLPNIPKIELPQFYAALSEMKLVDGNTFSDNLWKLENKGKSYLFYLKNDQDITIDLSNEKGTFEVFAINATTGNITQKANISGGKQVTIPQAEIKEKVLLVVKK, via the coding sequence GTGAATTTTATCCAGCTAAAAAATACAATCTCTCTTCAAAAAGATAAAATAGTTTTATCTGGTTTGGCGATGCTTTTCAGTATAAACATCACAGCCCAAAACAATTTTCCAGATATCATAAAAAACAAAGAAGGAAAACTTTCTTTCACAACCGATAATCAAGGAAATCAAATTCCAGATTTTTCTTTTGCAGGATATCGAAACTCTGAAGTTGCCATTCCGAATCTGGACCACAAAATTTTTGTTTCTATACAAGAAGAAGATGCAACGCAGAAAATCCAAAATGCAATTGATTATGTAAGTGCATTAAAACCAAATAAATCAGGATTTCGCGGAGCTGTTCTTTTAGATAAAGGAACTTTCAAAATCAGCGGAACTTTATACATTAGAAAATCGGGAGTAGTTCTAAGAGGAAGCGGCAATACCGAAAACGGAACCATACTTTTAGGAACAGGTTTAGAAAGAGAAGCTTTAATTAGAATTTTAGGCGTAAACGATAAAGTTTATAAAGATTCATTTGAATTCGCTAACGCTTATACACCACTTGGAACACAGAAAATCCAATTAAAAAATACTTCAAAATTAAAAGTTGGAGACGAAATTGAAATCAGCAAACCTTTAACGGATAATTTCATTAAAGAAGTAAACATGCAGGATTTCGGTGGAGAAACTTCTTGGATTGGCTGGAAAAAAGGCGATTGGATCACAACTTGGAATCGTGTTGTAACTAAGATTAATGGAAACGAAGTAACTGTAAATGCTCCAATTACGATGTCTTTAGATGATGTTTTCGGAACTTCAAAAGTAACTGTTTATTCTTGGCAGGGAAGAATTGAAAATAACGGAATTGAGAATATCTTAATAAAATCAACTTATAATCCTTCAAACTTAAAAGACGAAGAACACCGCTGGCAGGCTATCAGCATTGAAAATACCAGAAATGCTTGGGTAAAACAAGTTAATTTTAAACACTTTGCAGGAGGAGCGGTTACGATTTTAAAAACAAGTCAGCAAATTACGGTTGAAGATTGTATTGCTACAGAACCAATTTCAGAAATCGCTTCATTCAGAAGACATACTTTTTATACCGAAGGTCAGCAGACTTTGTTCCAACGATGTTATTCAGAATTTGGATATCATGATTTCGCTGTAGGCGGATTTGGAACAACTGGACCAAATGCGTTCGTACAATGCGAATCACATTTGCCATTCGAAAACAGCGGTGCAATCGGAAGCTGGGCAACGGGAGTTCTATTTGACATTGCTAATATCGACGGAAAAGCATTAAGTTATAACAACAGAGAACAAGGAGGAAGAGGAGCAGGATGGACAGCTGCGAATTCTGTAATCTGGGAATCATCGGCATCCAAAGTAGAATGTTATAGTCCGCCAACAGCACAAAACTGGGCTTTTGGAGTTTGGGGACAATTTGGAGGAAACGGACATTGGAAAAACGTAAACGAACATATCAGTCCAAGAAGTTTATTCTACACACAACTAGAAGCCAGATTAGGAAAACTTCCAGTTCAACCTTTTATCTATGATTTAGGTTCAGAAGCTTCTTCAAGTCCGAGTGTAGAAGTTGCTGCAGAATTGACTAAAAACTCTGCTACAACCGCAAAAAGTTTACAAGAATTGATTGTAGAAGCTTCAAAAGCAAATCCGATTAACATTGACAGTAAAGGTTTAAAAAATGCAAACGATTTAAAAGTTGCATCAAATAAAACAGAAAAATCAACTTCTAAAGTAACAGTAGAAAACGGCTGGTTAACCTTTGAAGGAAAAGTAATTGCAGGAAAACAAACGAACGTTGATTGGTGGAGAGGAAATTTAACAGATGATTTTGTAAACAAATCATTACCTCACATCACGCGTTTTGTTCCAGGAAGAACAGGAAATGGTTTGACAGATCAAGTGCAGGAAACGGTTGATTATTTGACTAAAAATAATATCGTTGCCTTAGAGCATCATTACGGTTTATGGTACGAAAGAAGAATGGACGATCACGAACGCGTACGCCGATTTGATGACGATGTTTGGCCTCCGTTTTACGAACAACCTTTCGCAAGAAGCGGACAAGATCTAGCTTGGGATCATTTAAGTAAATACGATTTGACGAAATTCAACGATTGGTACTGGAGTCGTTTAGCGCAGTTTGCAACGCTGGCAGAACCAAACGGACAAATGTTAATCAATCAACAATATTTTCAGCATAATATTTTAGAAGCTGGAGCGCACTGGGCAAGTTCACCTTGGCGTTCAGCAAATAATATCAACAGTACAGGATTTCCTGAGCCACCGCCGTACGCAGGAGACAAACGTATTTTTATGGCGGAGCAGTTTTACGATATTACGAATGCTCAAAGAAGAAAATTACACGAAGGTTTCATCAGAAAATCATTTGAAAATTTTCAGGAAAACAGCAACGTAATTCAATTGACAAGTGCCGAGTATACAGGTCCGTTACATTTTATGGAATTCTGGTTAGACCAAGCTCAAAAATGGAAAGATGAAACTGGCAAAAAAGGATTAATTGGTTTAAGTGCTACAAAAGACGTTCAGGATGCTATTTTAAATGATGCTAAAAGAAATAAAACCGTTGATGTAATCGACATTCGTTATTGGTATTACAAAGAAGACGGATCGGCTTACGCTCCACAAGGAGGTGTAAATTTAGCACCAAGACAACATGCCAGAAAACTAAAAACCGGAAAAGAAACCGACAATCAGGTTTATCGTGCCGTTCGTGAATACCGAGTAAAATATCCTGAAAAAGTCATTTTGTATTCAACAGATGGTTCTTCAAGATTCGGATGGCCGGCTTTAATGGGAGGAGCTTCATTGCCAAACATTCCGAAAATCGAATTGCCTCAGTTTTATGCCGCTTTAAGCGAAATGAAATTAGTTGACGGAAATACGTTTTCAGATAATCTTTGGAAACTGGAAAACAAAGGAAAAAGTTATCTTTTTTACTTGAAAAATGACCAAGATATTACAATTGATTTATCAAACGAAAAAGGAACATTTGAAGTATTTGCAATTAATGCAACAACAGGAAATATAACCCAAAAAGCAAACATCAGCGGAGGAAAACAAGTCACAATTCCACAAGCCGAAATAAAAGAAAAAGTGCTTTTAGTAGTGAAAAAATAG
- a CDS encoding glycoside hydrolase family 140 protein, producing the protein MNLKIKSLYALCISFMLTAQSGFSQSAKTKASLPEIKVSKNQHYFVTENEKPFFWLGDTGWLAFGKLERAGIEKYFKDRKDKGFNVVQVMVLHNINAVNVYGDAALINEDVSKPLITAGNDFKDAKQYDYWDHVDYTLDVAQKNGIYVAMVPVWGTNVSKGNKVSKEQATEYAKFLANRYKNRTNVIWLNGGDTHGNEFQDIWNAIGNTLKTNNPNQLVTFHPFGRTDSSENFHNEKWLDFNMFQSGHRRYDQDSSKTNFKEDNYKFVLRDFELKPTKPTLDGEPSYEGIPHGLHDTLQPKWTASDVRRYGYWSVLSGGAGYTYGHNAVMQMFRKGDKPAYGNKELWTSAINAPGAKQMVYIKKLMEEVPFLEGVPDVSLVVNQGEKYDYIPAIKGEKYALLYTYNGRIIEVKLGKIAGDKFEATWYNPRNGKKTKIGTFDNKGTQNFQPEGKKEDGNDWVLILKSI; encoded by the coding sequence ATGAATCTGAAAATTAAATCTTTATACGCTCTTTGTATAAGCTTTATGTTGACAGCACAAAGCGGATTTTCGCAATCTGCCAAAACAAAAGCATCTCTGCCTGAAATCAAAGTATCTAAAAATCAGCATTATTTTGTTACCGAAAACGAAAAACCATTTTTCTGGCTAGGCGACACAGGCTGGTTGGCATTCGGAAAACTGGAGAGAGCAGGAATTGAGAAATATTTTAAAGACAGAAAAGACAAAGGATTTAATGTAGTTCAGGTGATGGTTTTGCATAATATCAATGCGGTTAACGTTTATGGAGATGCAGCTTTGATCAACGAAGACGTTTCAAAACCTTTGATTACGGCAGGAAATGATTTCAAAGATGCAAAGCAATACGATTATTGGGATCACGTAGATTACACTTTAGATGTTGCTCAGAAAAACGGAATTTATGTAGCAATGGTTCCAGTTTGGGGAACCAACGTTTCAAAAGGAAATAAAGTAAGTAAAGAACAGGCAACTGAATATGCTAAATTCTTAGCTAATCGATATAAAAATAGAACCAATGTAATTTGGTTAAACGGTGGAGACACACACGGAAACGAATTTCAAGATATTTGGAATGCCATCGGGAATACTTTAAAAACCAACAATCCAAATCAGTTAGTAACTTTCCATCCGTTTGGAAGAACTGATTCTTCAGAGAACTTTCATAATGAAAAATGGTTGGATTTCAATATGTTTCAATCAGGACACAGAAGATACGATCAGGATTCATCAAAAACGAATTTCAAAGAAGACAATTACAAATTTGTGCTTAGAGATTTCGAATTAAAACCAACGAAACCTACACTTGACGGAGAACCATCTTACGAAGGAATTCCACACGGTTTGCATGATACTCTACAGCCAAAATGGACAGCAAGCGATGTTCGCCGTTACGGATATTGGTCGGTACTTTCAGGTGGTGCAGGTTACACTTACGGACATAACGCCGTAATGCAAATGTTCAGAAAAGGCGATAAACCAGCGTACGGAAACAAAGAATTATGGACATCAGCCATCAATGCGCCTGGAGCAAAACAAATGGTTTATATTAAGAAATTAATGGAGGAAGTACCATTTTTAGAAGGAGTTCCAGATGTTTCTTTAGTAGTTAATCAAGGAGAAAAGTACGACTATATTCCAGCTATAAAAGGAGAAAAATATGCTTTATTATACACTTATAACGGAAGAATAATAGAAGTAAAACTTGGGAAAATTGCTGGCGATAAATTCGAAGCGACTTGGTATAATCCAAGAAACGGCAAGAAAACTAAAATTGGAACATTTGATAATAAAGGAACTCAAAATTTTCAGCCAGAAGGCAAAAAAGAAGACGGTAATGACTGGGTTTTGATTTTGAAGTCTATTTAA
- a CDS encoding glycoside hydrolase family 28 protein yields MKKTLIILCFILGLNTTFANDGWLNILNEGGNNKGVKCTQAIQNAIEKASKNGGGTIFFPAGEYLTGALTLKSNITIHLDSGALLKFSENFDDFLPYVEMRYEGIVMKSFQPLFYAKDVENITITGRGIIDGQGKAWWNEVYRIETAKEPLPPTKYQTMWEEQNKGLYTEPYYKRTVDKKFFRPSFFQAYNCKNILIEGVTFKNSPFWTINPEFCDNVTVNGISIFNPHSPNTDGINPSSCTNVHISNCHISVGDDCITIKSGRDGDGRKYGKATENVTITNCTMLSGHGGVVIGSEMSGGIKKITISNCVFDGTDRGIRIKSARGRGGVVEDIRVDNIVMKNIKEEAIVLSLFYDKGTTVEPVTEKTPIFRNIHMSNITASNVNKAGQILGITEMPIQNITFSNINMDGKEGFTVSTATDVEFHDVKVNATVGSSFKISDLKNIILDNVGSSTAIKGVPVIKLDNVSNVLINNNFPFNPTDIFIEADGKDTKNIFLKNNVLNNVTTKIKKGASLDKKAITE; encoded by the coding sequence ATGAAAAAAACACTAATAATACTCTGCTTCATTCTCGGATTAAACACCACTTTCGCAAACGACGGCTGGTTAAACATTCTAAACGAAGGCGGAAACAACAAAGGAGTAAAATGTACTCAAGCCATTCAGAATGCCATTGAAAAAGCATCTAAAAATGGAGGAGGAACCATCTTTTTCCCAGCAGGAGAATACTTAACAGGAGCTTTAACACTAAAAAGCAACATTACCATTCACCTAGATTCAGGAGCACTTTTGAAATTTTCAGAGAATTTCGATGATTTCCTTCCTTATGTAGAAATGCGTTACGAAGGAATTGTAATGAAAAGTTTCCAACCTTTGTTTTATGCAAAAGATGTAGAAAATATCACAATCACAGGAAGAGGTATAATCGACGGACAAGGAAAAGCTTGGTGGAATGAAGTGTATAGAATAGAAACGGCCAAAGAACCATTGCCTCCAACCAAATACCAAACCATGTGGGAAGAGCAAAATAAAGGTCTTTACACAGAACCTTACTACAAGAGAACGGTTGACAAGAAATTTTTCAGACCTTCTTTCTTTCAGGCTTATAATTGCAAAAATATTTTAATTGAAGGTGTAACTTTTAAAAACTCACCTTTTTGGACAATCAACCCGGAATTCTGTGATAATGTAACGGTTAACGGAATTTCAATTTTTAATCCGCATTCGCCAAATACAGACGGAATCAATCCTTCTTCTTGCACCAATGTTCACATTTCAAACTGTCATATCAGCGTTGGAGATGATTGTATTACGATTAAATCAGGAAGAGACGGCGACGGACGTAAATACGGAAAAGCAACAGAAAATGTAACCATCACAAATTGTACGATGTTAAGCGGTCACGGCGGAGTGGTTATCGGTAGCGAAATGTCGGGCGGAATCAAAAAAATTACCATATCCAATTGTGTTTTTGACGGAACAGATCGCGGAATCCGTATCAAATCGGCACGTGGAAGAGGCGGTGTTGTAGAAGATATTCGTGTCGATAATATCGTCATGAAAAATATCAAAGAAGAAGCTATCGTTTTGAGCCTTTTCTACGATAAAGGAACTACAGTTGAACCTGTAACCGAGAAAACTCCGATTTTCAGAAACATTCACATGAGCAACATAACGGCTTCAAACGTAAACAAAGCCGGACAGATTCTGGGAATTACCGAAATGCCAATTCAAAACATCACTTTCTCGAATATTAATATGGACGGAAAAGAAGGTTTTACGGTAAGTACAGCCACAGACGTTGAATTTCACGATGTAAAAGTAAATGCAACTGTAGGTTCTTCTTTCAAAATTTCAGATTTAAAAAATATAATTTTAGACAACGTTGGATCTTCAACAGCCATAAAAGGAGTTCCCGTTATCAAATTAGATAATGTTTCAAATGTGCTGATCAACAATAATTTTCCATTCAATCCAACCGATATTTTTATCGAGGCCGATGGAAAAGACACTAAAAACATTTTCTTAAAAAATAATGTTTTAAACAACGTAACAACGAAAATCAAAAAAGGTGCTTCTTTAGATAAAAAAGCAATTACAGAATAG